The Hymenobacter monticola DNA segment ATGATGGAGTCCATGCCCAAAACGCAGGACCCGGACAACGACTACTCCACCATGATGATTATGCACCACCAGATAGCCATCAAAAACAGCCAGGAGGAGATTAAAAGCGGCAAAAGTGCCGAGATGAAGGCCATGGCCCAGACGATTATCGACAAGCAGCAGGCCGAAATCGCTCAGTTCAACGCCTTTCTGGCGGGCCACCCGGCGCACGCCCCGGCCGTCCCCGAGTTCAACGCCCTGCAGATGATGAACATGATGCAGATGATGAAGGCCGTGGATTTGCGCCCCCTCACCGGCGACCCGGACTTCGACTTTGCCCAGCTGATGATTGACCACCACCAGGCCGCCATTGAGAATTCGGACGCCCTGCTCAAGTTCGGCCGCGACAACGCCACCAAGGTGCTGGCCCAGCAAATCATTACCGACCAGAAGATGGAAATCAAGATGCTGCAGGACTTTCTGCTGGCCAACAAGAAATACTAGGACTTTCCTCACTCGTATCCCTAAGCAGCGAACCCTCGGGTTCGCTGCTTTTTTACTTTGATTCATGCCCCTTATGGAAATGCACAATACTCCCTGGGCACCGAACTGGGCTCTCTGGGTCTGGTTTGGCCTGACGCTGCTCTCGGTGCTCTACGTGGCCTGGGACCTGTTCACCCGCACGCCCGAAATGAAGGTCATGAAGTGGGGCTGGGTTCTGGTCACGCTCTACACCGGCCCGGTCGGCCTGCTTATCTACTGGTTTTCATGCCGCGAGCCTTCGCCAGGCACCCACGAGGCCTTTATAGCGCCGCTCTGGAAGCAGGCCGTGGGCTCCACAATTCACTGCGCAGCGGGCGACGCGACGGGCATCATCGTGGCCGCGGCCCTCACCGGCTACTTTGGGCTGAGCATGGGCGTGGACATCTGGATAGAGTACGCCGCCGGCTTTGTCTTCGGCCTGTTCATCTTCCAGGCCCTGTTCATGAAAGACATGATGGGCCTGAGCTATGGGGAGGCCCTGCGTCAGTCCTTTCTGCCGGAGTG contains these protein-coding regions:
- a CDS encoding DUF305 domain-containing protein, which translates into the protein MNKIFRMPLLALSLLGATLSVTSCDKDDDNGLELIGHDESVYMRNMHEGMAMMESMPKTQDPDNDYSTMMIMHHQIAIKNSQEEIKSGKSAEMKAMAQTIIDKQQAEIAQFNAFLAGHPAHAPAVPEFNALQMMNMMQMMKAVDLRPLTGDPDFDFAQLMIDHHQAAIENSDALLKFGRDNATKVLAQQIITDQKMEIKMLQDFLLANKKY